A portion of the Micromonospora tarapacensis genome contains these proteins:
- a CDS encoding winged helix-turn-helix transcriptional regulator, which produces MATMTAAQRRAQSKAEYDAFLAQCPSRKLLDRIADKWVTLVLAALGSDGSHQFGADCAGEPRSMRYSELSRLLAGVSQKMLTQTLRALERDGLITRTVTPTVPVTVAYELTDLGVSLHQMMRGLKTWAETHMDDVLANRTTYDSRAA; this is translated from the coding sequence ATGGCGACGATGACGGCGGCCCAGCGGCGGGCGCAGAGCAAGGCGGAATACGACGCCTTCCTGGCGCAGTGCCCCAGCCGTAAGCTGCTCGACCGGATCGCCGACAAGTGGGTCACGCTGGTCCTGGCCGCGCTGGGCAGCGACGGCTCGCATCAGTTCGGCGCCGACTGCGCCGGTGAGCCCCGGTCGATGCGCTACTCGGAGCTGTCCCGCCTGCTGGCCGGGGTCAGCCAGAAGATGCTCACCCAGACGCTGCGCGCCCTGGAGCGTGACGGTCTGATCACCCGCACCGTGACGCCCACCGTGCCCGTCACGGTCGCCTACGAGCTGACCGATCTCGGTGTCTCGCTGCACCAGATGATGCGCGGCCTCAAGACCTGGGCCGAGACGCACATGGACGACGTGCTCGCCAACCGCACGACGTACGACAGCCGCGCCGCCTGA
- the serA gene encoding phosphoglycerate dehydrogenase, with protein MTPVVLIAEELAPAAIEVLAHDFDVRHVDGTDRPALLAALSEADAVIVRSATRIDAEAIAAAGRLKVVARAGVGLDNVEVPAATARGVMVVNAPTSNIVSAAEQAVALLLAVARNTASASAALKAGEWKRSKYTGVEIQGKTVGVVGLGRIGVLFASRIAAFGTRLIAYDPYIQPARAAQLGVRLVGLEELLRESDFISIHLPKTPETVGLIGEKELSIVKPGVRIVNAARGGLVDEQALADALAEGRVGGAGVDVYAKEPCTSSPLFAFDNVVATPHLGASTAEAQDKAGLAVAKSVKLALQGEFVPDAVNVQAGGVVAEDVRPLLPLAEKLGRAFTAVAGGVASSVSVEVRGEIVGHDVSVLKLAATKGLFSSVVEEQVTYVNAPHLAAQRGVEVSLTSQTETVDHPVLVTVRGALPDGRTVSVSGTVTPAGPRDVIKLTEVDGFDVEIGAEGILLFLRYVDRPGVVGTVGTLLGQAGINIAAMQVARREAGGETLMTLTVDQALGADLLTSAADSIGATAASAADLRDE; from the coding sequence ATGACTCCTGTCGTACTGATCGCCGAAGAACTCGCTCCCGCCGCCATCGAGGTGCTCGCCCACGACTTCGACGTCCGGCACGTCGACGGCACCGACCGCCCGGCACTGCTGGCGGCGCTCTCCGAGGCCGACGCCGTCATCGTCCGCAGCGCGACCCGGATCGACGCCGAGGCGATCGCCGCCGCCGGCCGGCTCAAGGTCGTGGCCCGCGCCGGAGTCGGGCTGGACAACGTCGAGGTGCCGGCCGCCACCGCCCGGGGCGTCATGGTCGTCAACGCTCCCACCTCGAACATCGTCTCCGCCGCCGAGCAGGCCGTCGCGCTGCTGCTCGCGGTCGCCCGCAACACCGCCAGCGCCAGCGCCGCGCTCAAGGCGGGAGAGTGGAAGCGGTCGAAGTACACCGGCGTCGAGATCCAGGGCAAGACCGTCGGCGTGGTCGGCCTCGGCCGCATCGGTGTCCTCTTCGCCTCCCGGATCGCGGCCTTCGGCACCCGGCTCATCGCGTACGACCCGTACATCCAGCCGGCCCGGGCCGCGCAACTCGGCGTGCGCCTGGTCGGCCTGGAGGAACTGCTGCGGGAGAGCGACTTCATCTCGATCCACCTGCCGAAGACCCCGGAGACCGTGGGTCTGATCGGCGAGAAGGAGCTGTCCATCGTCAAGCCGGGCGTGCGGATCGTCAACGCCGCCCGGGGCGGGCTGGTCGACGAGCAGGCTCTCGCCGACGCGTTGGCCGAGGGACGGGTCGGCGGCGCCGGGGTGGACGTGTACGCCAAGGAGCCGTGCACCTCCTCGCCGCTGTTCGCCTTCGACAACGTGGTGGCCACCCCGCACCTGGGTGCCTCCACCGCCGAGGCGCAGGACAAGGCCGGCCTGGCGGTGGCCAAGAGCGTGAAGCTGGCCCTACAGGGCGAGTTCGTGCCGGACGCGGTCAACGTGCAGGCCGGCGGCGTGGTCGCCGAGGACGTCCGGCCGCTGCTGCCACTCGCCGAGAAGCTGGGTCGCGCCTTCACCGCCGTCGCCGGCGGGGTTGCCTCCAGCGTCTCCGTCGAGGTGCGTGGCGAGATCGTCGGTCACGACGTCTCGGTGCTCAAGCTCGCCGCCACCAAGGGGTTGTTCAGCTCGGTGGTCGAGGAGCAGGTGACGTACGTCAACGCGCCGCACCTGGCCGCCCAGCGCGGCGTGGAGGTGTCGCTGACCAGCCAGACCGAGACCGTCGACCACCCGGTCCTGGTCACCGTGCGCGGTGCGCTGCCCGACGGCCGGACGGTCAGCGTCTCCGGCACGGTGACCCCGGCCGGCCCCCGGGACGTCATCAAGCTGACCGAGGTGGACGGCTTCGACGTGGAGATCGGTGCCGAGGGCATCCTGCTCTTTCTCCGCTACGTCGACCGTCCGGGCGTGGTCGGCACCGTCGGCACCCTGCTCGGCCAGGCCGGCATCAACATCGCGGCGATGCAGGTGGCCCGGCGGGAGGCCGGCGGCGAGACGCTGATGACCCTCACCGTCGACCAGGCGCTCGGCGCCGACCTGCTCACCTCGGCCGCCGACTCGATCGGCGCGACCGCGGCCAGCGCGGCCGACCTGCGCGACGAGTAA
- the ilvD gene encoding dihydroxy-acid dehydratase — protein MPELRSKTSTHGRTMAGARALWRATGMTDDDFGKPIVAIANSFTQFVPGHVHLKDMGGLVADAVADAGGVGREFNTIAVDDGIAMGHGGMLYSLPSRELIADAVEYMVNAHCADALVCISNCDKITPGMLLAALRLNIPTVFVSGGPMEAGKTVAIEGIVHSKIDLIDAMIASSNEAVTDDQLGEIERSACPTCGSCSGMFTANSMNCLTEAIGLALPGNGSTLATHAARRSLFVEAGRVAVEISKRWYDGDDASVLPRVVASRAAFENAVALDVAMGGSTNTILHLLAAAREAELDFTVADIDAISRRVPCLAKVAPNSPQYHMEDVHRAGGIPAILGELDRAGLLHRDVHAVHAASLDRWLADWDVRGGSATAEAIELFHAAPGGVRTVEPFSTTNRWSSLDTDAAGGCIRDGEHAYTADGGLAILHGNLAPEGCVVKTAGVPAECLTFRGPAKVYESQDDAVTAILAKEIVAGDVVVIRYEGPKGGPGMQEMLYPTSFLKGRGLGRACALLTDGRFSGGTSGLSIGHVSPEAASGGLIALVEPGDEVVIDIPARSIELNVPADVLDARRVAQEKRDRPYTPLDRQRPVSAALRAYASMATSASDGAYRRVPE, from the coding sequence ATGCCTGAGCTGCGGTCGAAGACCTCCACGCACGGTCGGACGATGGCCGGCGCCCGGGCCCTCTGGCGGGCCACCGGGATGACCGACGACGATTTCGGCAAGCCGATCGTCGCCATCGCGAACAGTTTCACCCAGTTCGTGCCGGGCCACGTACATCTCAAGGACATGGGCGGCCTGGTCGCCGACGCGGTGGCCGACGCCGGCGGGGTGGGCCGCGAGTTCAACACGATCGCGGTCGACGACGGCATCGCCATGGGTCACGGCGGCATGCTCTACTCCCTGCCCAGCCGGGAGTTGATCGCCGACGCGGTGGAATACATGGTCAACGCGCACTGCGCGGACGCGCTGGTCTGCATCTCCAACTGCGACAAGATCACGCCGGGGATGTTGCTGGCCGCCCTCCGGCTGAACATCCCGACCGTGTTCGTCTCCGGCGGGCCGATGGAGGCCGGCAAGACGGTGGCGATCGAGGGGATCGTCCACTCCAAGATCGACCTGATCGACGCGATGATCGCCTCCTCGAACGAGGCGGTCACCGACGACCAGCTCGGCGAGATCGAGCGCTCGGCCTGCCCCACCTGCGGCTCCTGCTCGGGCATGTTCACCGCCAACTCGATGAACTGCCTCACCGAGGCGATCGGGCTGGCGCTGCCGGGCAACGGCTCGACGCTGGCCACCCACGCCGCGCGGCGCTCACTCTTCGTCGAGGCCGGCCGCGTCGCCGTGGAGATCTCCAAGCGGTGGTACGACGGCGACGACGCCTCGGTGCTGCCGCGGGTGGTGGCCTCCCGCGCCGCGTTCGAGAACGCCGTCGCCCTCGACGTGGCGATGGGCGGGTCGACGAACACGATCCTGCACCTGCTGGCCGCCGCCCGCGAGGCCGAGCTGGACTTCACCGTCGCCGACATCGACGCGATCTCCCGCCGGGTGCCGTGCCTGGCCAAGGTCGCCCCGAACTCGCCGCAGTACCACATGGAGGACGTGCACCGGGCCGGCGGCATCCCGGCCATCCTCGGCGAGCTGGACCGCGCCGGCCTGCTGCACCGGGACGTGCACGCCGTGCACGCCGCCTCGCTCGACCGGTGGCTCGCCGACTGGGACGTGCGCGGCGGCTCGGCCACCGCCGAGGCGATCGAGCTGTTCCACGCCGCCCCGGGCGGGGTGCGTACCGTCGAGCCCTTCTCCACCACCAACCGCTGGTCGTCGCTGGACACCGACGCGGCGGGCGGCTGCATCCGGGACGGCGAGCACGCGTACACCGCCGACGGCGGGCTGGCCATCCTGCACGGCAACCTCGCGCCGGAAGGCTGCGTGGTGAAGACCGCCGGGGTGCCCGCGGAGTGCCTGACCTTCCGCGGCCCGGCCAAGGTCTACGAGTCGCAGGACGACGCGGTGACCGCCATCCTGGCCAAGGAGATCGTTGCCGGGGACGTGGTGGTGATCCGCTACGAGGGGCCGAAGGGCGGCCCGGGCATGCAGGAGATGCTCTATCCCACCTCGTTCCTCAAGGGCCGTGGGCTGGGCCGGGCCTGTGCCTTGCTCACCGACGGCCGGTTCTCCGGCGGCACCTCCGGGCTCTCCATCGGGCACGTCTCTCCCGAGGCCGCCTCCGGTGGGCTGATCGCGCTGGTCGAGCCCGGCGACGAGGTCGTCATCGACATTCCGGCGCGCTCGATCGAGCTGAACGTGCCGGCCGACGTGCTGGACGCCCGCCGGGTCGCCCAGGAGAAGCGGGACCGCCCCTACACCCCCCTCGACCGGCAACGCCCGGTGTCGGCGGCGCTGCGTGCGTACGCCTCGATGGCCACCTCGGCCAGCGACGGCGCCTACCGCCGCGTCCCCGAGTAG
- a CDS encoding putative bifunctional diguanylate cyclase/phosphodiesterase encodes MMGAAVLSALVALAAGVLLAVAVRRRATRHRPAYALLAVAGAVALVTLLAGVTVALSAHAHWAHEQQQRTGWATLIALGTATSGLLFCFGLLRFPGVTNSVPSAARFALDGVILGAALWFVGWVLLSEPTRLLGDATPAACLSILLASVGAALSAGLATIMVLRAPTPRRCLAVLGTGITASSVGGLGVAAGICQAGPGLALTGAVVLALGLLVAAVAAYRIEPPGQIAVDVIRRDGAYAFAPMVAMAASAMYHLLQDGRFDALGIVAGSVEGFALVARQHLTLHDVRAYARRLAEREAHFRQLAHTDALTGLDNRRGLLQALHRCAQARVPCVLLGLDLDGFKNVNDMRGHDVGDAVLAEVGRRLRSNLRPGDLAARLGGDEFAVLMRGGPAEAGIVAERLLRVLGGAYEEPEGPIFLSVSIGLAGWADEPDVELLLRHADLALRYAKQRGKNRIERYDGAYDRLLRRRTTLEHELRGAIERDEFRLVFQPVASLPSVRPVGAEALLRWRHPELGNVRPDEFIPLAEECGMIAKLGAWVLHQACFQLSRWLAEGHDVWVSVNVSPRELHAPEYVVQVAEALRAHHVPPQRLVLEVTEHAVATDLDELIRRLTALRLTGVRIALDDFGAGYSSLGQLRRLPIDILKIDHGLVAEHEPVRPVGRDGPAFAPMVDIVMRLGHQFGLEVIAEGVTTPAELAAVVAAGCRFGQGALFGWGVPAEHLEAMLDAATSPGARPARTAPPDDSPPHPLRPPVPRLGGGVSEHVRPGVTGVPGQDAPTP; translated from the coding sequence ATGATGGGCGCCGCGGTGCTGAGCGCGCTGGTCGCCCTCGCGGCCGGTGTGCTGCTGGCCGTCGCCGTCCGGCGCCGGGCCACCCGCCACCGCCCGGCGTACGCGTTGCTCGCCGTCGCCGGTGCGGTCGCGCTGGTGACCTTGCTGGCGGGGGTGACCGTCGCGCTGAGCGCACACGCGCACTGGGCACACGAGCAGCAACAGCGCACCGGGTGGGCGACCCTGATCGCACTCGGCACGGCGACCAGCGGGCTGCTCTTCTGCTTCGGCCTGCTCCGCTTTCCCGGAGTGACCAACTCGGTGCCCTCGGCCGCCCGGTTCGCCCTCGACGGCGTGATCCTGGGCGCCGCGCTGTGGTTCGTCGGCTGGGTGCTGCTCTCCGAGCCGACCCGGCTGCTCGGGGACGCGACCCCGGCGGCCTGCCTGTCGATCCTGCTCGCCTCGGTCGGTGCGGCGCTGAGCGCCGGTCTGGCCACCATCATGGTCCTCCGCGCGCCCACGCCCCGACGCTGCCTCGCCGTGCTGGGCACCGGGATCACCGCCTCGTCCGTCGGCGGGCTGGGTGTCGCGGCCGGGATCTGCCAGGCCGGGCCGGGCCTGGCCCTGACCGGCGCGGTGGTGCTCGCCCTGGGGCTGCTGGTGGCCGCGGTGGCGGCCTACCGGATCGAGCCACCGGGCCAGATCGCCGTTGATGTGATCCGCCGCGACGGCGCGTACGCCTTCGCGCCGATGGTCGCCATGGCCGCCTCTGCGATGTACCACCTCCTACAGGACGGCCGGTTCGACGCGCTGGGCATCGTCGCCGGCAGCGTCGAGGGGTTCGCCCTGGTGGCCCGGCAGCACCTCACCCTGCACGACGTGCGGGCGTACGCCCGGCGGCTGGCCGAGCGCGAGGCGCACTTCCGCCAGCTCGCGCACACCGACGCGCTCACCGGCCTGGACAACCGGCGCGGGCTGTTGCAGGCGTTGCACCGCTGCGCCCAGGCCCGGGTGCCCTGTGTCCTGCTCGGGCTGGACCTGGACGGCTTCAAGAACGTCAACGACATGCGTGGTCACGACGTAGGCGACGCGGTGCTGGCCGAGGTGGGTCGGCGGTTGCGGAGCAACCTGCGCCCCGGCGACCTGGCCGCCCGGCTCGGCGGTGACGAGTTCGCGGTGCTCATGCGCGGCGGCCCGGCCGAGGCGGGGATCGTCGCCGAGCGGCTGCTGAGGGTGCTCGGCGGTGCCTACGAGGAGCCCGAGGGGCCGATCTTCCTCTCGGTCAGCATCGGCCTGGCGGGCTGGGCCGACGAGCCGGACGTCGAGTTGCTGCTGCGACACGCGGATCTCGCGCTGCGCTACGCCAAGCAGCGCGGCAAGAACCGGATCGAGCGGTACGACGGCGCGTACGACCGGCTGCTGCGCCGGCGGACCACGCTGGAGCACGAGCTGCGTGGTGCGATCGAGCGTGACGAGTTCCGGCTGGTCTTCCAGCCGGTGGCGTCATTGCCGTCGGTGCGGCCGGTCGGCGCGGAGGCACTGCTGCGTTGGCGCCATCCCGAGCTGGGCAACGTCCGCCCGGACGAGTTCATCCCCCTCGCGGAGGAGTGCGGGATGATCGCCAAGCTCGGTGCCTGGGTGCTGCACCAGGCCTGCTTCCAGCTGTCCCGCTGGCTGGCCGAGGGCCACGACGTCTGGGTGTCGGTCAACGTCTCCCCGCGCGAGCTGCACGCCCCCGAGTACGTGGTGCAGGTCGCCGAGGCGCTGCGCGCCCACCACGTCCCGCCGCAGCGGCTGGTGCTGGAGGTCACCGAGCACGCGGTCGCCACCGACCTCGACGAGCTGATCCGGCGGCTGACCGCGCTGCGGCTCACGGGTGTGCGGATCGCCCTGGACGACTTCGGCGCCGGCTACTCCTCGCTGGGCCAGCTCCGTCGGCTCCCGATCGACATTCTCAAGATCGACCACGGGCTGGTGGCGGAGCACGAGCCGGTCCGGCCGGTCGGGCGGGACGGCCCGGCCTTCGCCCCGATGGTCGACATCGTCATGCGACTGGGCCACCAGTTCGGCCTGGAGGTGATCGCCGAGGGGGTCACCACGCCCGCGGAGCTGGCCGCGGTGGTGGCTGCCGGCTGCCGGTTCGGCCAGGGCGCGTTGTTCGGGTGGGGCGTACCGGCCGAGCACCTGGAGGCGATGCTGGACGCGGCCACCTCCCCGGGGGCCCGACCGGCCCGCACCGCGCCGCCGGACGACTCGCCTCCGCATCCTCTCCGGCCACCCGTCCCAAGGCTCGGTGGGGGCGTCTCCGAGCACGTCAGGCCGGGTGTGACCGGCGTGCCAGGGCAGGACGCGCCCACTCCGTGA
- a CDS encoding aldo/keto reductase family oxidoreductase, translated as MLSTALPGGTWTLGDLTITRFGYGAMQLAGPWVMGPPADHDGALAVLREVVDLGITHIDTSDAYGPQVTNQLIREALHPYPESLHIVTKVGATRDQQGGWPPARDPESLRRAVHENLENLGLDVLDLVNLRLGNAEGPQPGPLAEPFETLVELQQQGLIRHLGVSTATPEQVAEAQAIAPIVCVQNMYNLAYRQDDELIDVLAEQGVAYVPYFPLGGFSPLQSSALETVAARLAATPMSVALAWLLRRSPNILLIPGTSSTAHLRENIAGAGLSLSDEDLTELDKIGG; from the coding sequence ATGCTTTCCACTGCCCTTCCCGGCGGCACCTGGACGCTGGGCGACCTGACCATCACCCGGTTCGGCTACGGCGCCATGCAGCTCGCCGGCCCCTGGGTCATGGGGCCACCCGCCGACCACGACGGCGCGCTCGCCGTCCTGCGGGAGGTCGTCGACCTCGGCATCACCCACATCGACACCAGCGACGCCTACGGGCCGCAGGTCACCAACCAGCTGATCCGTGAAGCGCTGCACCCGTACCCCGAATCGCTGCACATCGTGACCAAGGTCGGCGCCACCCGCGACCAGCAGGGCGGCTGGCCCCCGGCCCGAGACCCGGAAAGCCTGCGCCGGGCCGTCCACGAAAATCTGGAGAACCTCGGCCTCGATGTGCTCGACCTGGTCAACCTCCGGCTCGGCAACGCCGAGGGGCCCCAGCCCGGCCCGCTCGCCGAGCCGTTCGAGACGCTCGTCGAACTCCAGCAGCAGGGCCTGATCCGGCACCTCGGAGTGAGCACCGCGACGCCGGAACAGGTCGCCGAGGCGCAGGCGATCGCGCCGATCGTGTGCGTGCAGAACATGTACAACCTGGCGTACCGCCAGGACGACGAGCTGATCGACGTGCTCGCCGAACAGGGCGTCGCCTACGTTCCCTATTTCCCGCTCGGCGGCTTCAGCCCACTACAGTCCTCGGCGTTGGAGACCGTGGCCGCCCGGTTGGCCGCGACGCCGATGTCCGTCGCCCTGGCCTGGCTGCTGCGGCGGTCGCCGAACATCCTGCTGATCCCCGGCACCTCGTCCACTGCACACCTGCGCGAGAACATCGCCGGCGCGGGACTCTCGCTCTCCGACGAGGACCTCACCGAGCTGGACAAGATCGGCGGTTGA
- a CDS encoding acetolactate synthase large subunit produces the protein MTRPTPETLAHSARRARTAAEAQGDADHTRAAATPAAPAVRPAPVAQVSGAGSLVRSLEALGVEVVFGIPGGAILPAYDPLYDSTVRHILVRHEQGAGHAATGYAQATGRVGVCIATSGPGATNLVTPIADAYMDSVPLVAITGQVARPSIGTDAFQEADIQGITLPITKHNFLVQEASEIPRVLAEAFHLASTGRPGPVLVDIPKDVLQAPTTFAWPPTLDLPGYRPTLHPHGKQIREAARLMSNARRPVLYVGGGVLKAGATEGLRRLAELTGIPVVTTLMALGAFPDSHRQHLGMPGMHGTVAAVYGLQKADLIVALGARFDDRVTGKLDSFALDATVVHADIDPAEIGKNRHADVPIVGDARHVIDELLAAVTVERAAGRTTDLAGWWAQLDDLRERYPLGYDEPDDGTLSPQYVIKRLGEIAGPDAIYVAGVGQHQMWASQFISFEKPQTWLNSGGLGTMGYAVPAAMGAKVGRPDTVVWAVDGDGCFQMTNQELATCALEGIPVKIAVINNGNLGMVRQWQTLFYNERYSNTELGTHKHRIPDFVKLAEALGCVGLRCETAEDVDRTIEAAMSINDAPVVIDFVVGKDAMVWPMVAAGTSNDEIMFARGVRPAFDEDDI, from the coding sequence ATGACGAGACCCACGCCCGAGACCCTCGCCCACTCCGCCCGGCGGGCCCGTACCGCCGCCGAGGCGCAGGGCGACGCCGACCACACCCGCGCCGCCGCCACGCCGGCCGCCCCGGCGGTACGCCCCGCTCCGGTGGCCCAGGTCTCCGGCGCGGGCTCCCTGGTGCGTTCCCTGGAGGCGCTCGGCGTCGAGGTCGTCTTCGGTATCCCGGGTGGCGCGATCCTGCCGGCGTACGACCCGCTCTACGACTCGACCGTCCGACACATCCTGGTCCGGCACGAGCAGGGCGCGGGCCACGCCGCCACCGGCTACGCCCAGGCCACCGGCCGGGTCGGGGTGTGCATCGCCACCTCCGGGCCGGGCGCGACGAACCTGGTCACCCCGATCGCCGACGCCTACATGGACTCGGTGCCGCTGGTGGCGATCACCGGCCAGGTGGCCCGTCCGTCGATCGGTACGGACGCCTTCCAGGAGGCGGACATCCAGGGCATCACGCTGCCGATCACCAAGCACAACTTCCTGGTGCAGGAGGCCAGTGAGATTCCCCGGGTGCTGGCCGAGGCGTTCCACCTGGCGTCCACCGGACGGCCCGGCCCGGTCCTGGTGGACATCCCCAAGGACGTCCTCCAGGCGCCGACCACCTTCGCCTGGCCGCCCACCCTGGACCTGCCCGGCTACCGCCCCACGCTGCATCCGCACGGCAAGCAGATCCGGGAGGCGGCGCGGCTGATGAGCAACGCCCGCCGGCCGGTGCTCTACGTCGGCGGCGGCGTGCTCAAGGCGGGGGCCACCGAGGGGCTGCGCCGGTTGGCCGAACTGACCGGCATCCCGGTGGTCACCACGCTGATGGCGTTGGGGGCGTTCCCCGACTCGCACCGCCAGCACCTGGGCATGCCCGGCATGCACGGCACCGTCGCGGCGGTCTACGGGCTGCAGAAGGCCGACCTGATCGTGGCGCTCGGCGCCCGGTTCGACGACCGGGTCACCGGGAAGCTGGACTCCTTCGCCCTGGACGCCACAGTGGTGCACGCCGACATCGACCCGGCCGAGATCGGCAAGAATCGGCACGCGGACGTGCCGATCGTCGGCGATGCCCGGCACGTGATCGACGAGCTGCTCGCGGCGGTCACCGTCGAGCGGGCGGCGGGGCGCACCACCGACCTCGCCGGCTGGTGGGCACAGCTGGACGACCTGCGCGAGCGCTACCCGCTGGGCTACGACGAGCCTGACGACGGCACGCTCTCCCCGCAGTACGTGATCAAGCGGCTGGGAGAGATCGCCGGACCGGACGCGATCTACGTCGCCGGGGTGGGTCAGCACCAGATGTGGGCCTCTCAGTTCATCTCCTTCGAGAAGCCGCAGACCTGGCTCAACTCGGGCGGTCTCGGCACCATGGGCTACGCGGTGCCGGCGGCGATGGGCGCCAAGGTGGGCCGGCCCGACACGGTGGTCTGGGCCGTCGACGGCGACGGTTGTTTCCAGATGACCAACCAGGAGTTGGCCACCTGTGCGCTGGAGGGCATCCCGGTCAAGATCGCTGTGATCAACAACGGCAACCTCGGCATGGTCCGCCAGTGGCAGACGCTGTTCTACAACGAGCGCTACTCCAACACGGAACTCGGCACCCACAAGCACCGCATCCCCGACTTCGTCAAGCTCGCCGAGGCACTCGGCTGCGTCGGGCTGCGCTGCGAGACCGCCGAGGACGTGGACCGGACCATCGAGGCGGCGATGTCCATCAACGACGCGCCGGTGGTCATCGACTTCGTGGTCGGCAAGGACGCCATGGTCTGGCCGATGGTCGCCGCCGGCACCAGCAACGACGAGATCATGTTCGCCCGTGGCGTCCGCCCGGCCTTCGACGAGGACGATATCTGA
- the ilvC gene encoding ketol-acid reductoisomerase: MSVEVYYDDDADLGLIQAKKVAVIGYGSQGHAHALSLRDSGVDVVIGLPEGSKSRAKAEEQGLRVLTPAEASVEADVIMVLAPDTAQRKIYAESIAPNLSAGKALFFGHGFNIRYGLIKPPAEVDVAMVAPKGPGHLVRRQYADGKGVPCLVAVEQDASGAAFALALSYAKGIGGTRAGAIRTTFTEETETDLFGEQAVLCGGAAALVQTGFEVLTEAGYAPEVAYFECLHELKLIVDLMYEGGIARMRYSVSDTAEYGDLSRGPRVIDSRVKEEMRRILGEIQSGEFAREWVAEDEAGRPNFTKWRAEGAAHPIEETGRKLRGMMSWVDRPITETA; this comes from the coding sequence ATGAGCGTTGAGGTGTACTACGACGACGACGCCGACCTGGGCCTCATCCAGGCGAAGAAGGTCGCCGTGATCGGCTACGGCAGCCAGGGCCACGCCCACGCGCTGTCGCTGCGCGACTCCGGTGTCGACGTCGTGATCGGCCTGCCGGAGGGCTCGAAGAGCCGGGCCAAGGCCGAGGAGCAGGGCCTGCGGGTGCTCACCCCGGCCGAGGCGTCCGTCGAGGCTGACGTGATCATGGTGCTGGCGCCGGACACCGCCCAGCGCAAGATCTACGCGGAGTCGATCGCGCCGAACCTCAGCGCGGGCAAGGCGCTGTTCTTCGGGCACGGCTTCAACATCCGCTACGGGCTGATCAAGCCGCCGGCCGAGGTGGACGTGGCGATGGTCGCCCCGAAGGGGCCCGGTCACCTGGTCCGCCGGCAGTACGCCGACGGTAAGGGCGTGCCCTGCCTGGTCGCCGTCGAGCAGGATGCCAGCGGCGCGGCGTTCGCACTCGCCCTGTCCTACGCGAAGGGGATCGGCGGGACCCGGGCCGGTGCCATCCGGACCACCTTCACCGAGGAGACCGAGACCGATCTCTTCGGCGAGCAGGCGGTGCTCTGCGGCGGCGCGGCGGCGTTGGTGCAGACCGGTTTCGAGGTGCTCACCGAGGCCGGCTACGCACCGGAGGTGGCCTACTTCGAGTGCCTGCACGAGCTGAAGCTGATCGTGGATCTGATGTACGAGGGCGGCATCGCCCGGATGCGCTACAGCGTCTCCGACACCGCCGAGTACGGCGACCTCTCCCGGGGCCCGCGGGTCATCGACAGCCGGGTCAAGGAGGAGATGCGCAGGATCCTCGGTGAGATCCAGTCCGGCGAGTTCGCCCGCGAGTGGGTGGCCGAGGACGAGGCCGGTCGGCCGAACTTCACCAAGTGGCGGGCCGAGGGCGCGGCGCACCCGATCGAGGAGACCGGCCGCAAGCTGCGCGGCATGATGAGCTGGGTGGACCGTCCGATCACCGAGACCGCCTGA
- the ilvN gene encoding acetolactate synthase small subunit, translating to MTMHTLSVLVENKPGVLARVSGLFSRRGFNIDSLAVGETENPDVSRITIVVNAESSPLEQVTKQLNKLVNVLKIVELDPSISVARELLLVKVRADRNARAQVLETVNLFRARVVDVAADTLTIEATGTPDKLDALLRDLEPFGIKEMVQSGLVAIGRGSRAITAGPALRAA from the coding sequence ATGACGATGCACACCCTGTCCGTGTTGGTGGAGAACAAGCCGGGCGTGCTGGCCCGGGTCTCCGGGCTGTTCTCCCGGCGGGGGTTCAACATCGACAGCCTTGCCGTCGGTGAGACCGAGAATCCGGACGTCTCGCGGATCACCATCGTGGTCAACGCGGAGTCCTCCCCGCTGGAGCAGGTCACCAAGCAGCTCAACAAGCTGGTGAACGTACTCAAGATCGTCGAGTTGGACCCGTCGATCTCGGTGGCTCGCGAGTTGCTCCTGGTGAAGGTGCGGGCGGACCGCAACGCCCGCGCCCAGGTCCTGGAGACGGTCAACCTGTTCCGGGCACGGGTGGTCGACGTGGCCGCCGACACCCTGACCATCGAGGCGACCGGCACCCCGGACAAGCTCGACGCGCTCCTGCGTGACCTTGAGCCCTTCGGCATCAAGGAGATGGTCCAGTCGGGCCTGGTGGCGATCGGTCGCGGGTCGCGCGCCATCACCGCCGGCCCGGCCCTGCGGGCCGCCTGA